From a region of the Alnus glutinosa chromosome 1, dhAlnGlut1.1, whole genome shotgun sequence genome:
- the LOC133872937 gene encoding probable indole-3-pyruvate monooxygenase YUCCA7 produces MLPMVQASDHGDFVSRRCIWVNGPVIVGAGPSGLAVGACLKEQGVPFIILERANCIASLWQNRTYDRLKLHLPKQFCQLPNFPFPEEFPEYPTKYQFIDYLESYAEHFDISPCFNETVQSAKYDETFGLWRVQTTRESSSNPGDQVEYICRWLVVATGENAEKVVPEFEGLEEFGGDVMHACDYKSGESYSGKRVLVVGCGNSGMEVSLDLCNYNAEPSMVARGPVHILPREVLGKSTFEVAFFLMKWLPLWLVDKILLILARLSLGNVEKYGLRRPSMGPLQLKNTTGKTPVLDIGALQKIRSGEIKVVGGIKRFYPGRVELPNGEHLKIDSVILATGYRSNVPSWLKENEFFSKDGIPKNPFPNGWKGKAGLYAVGFTRKGLSGASLDAISVAHDIAKSWKEETKQKKRSININGTLHRRCISHF; encoded by the exons ATGCTACCAATGGTTCAGGCTTCTGATCACGGCGACTTTGTTTCCCGTCGATGCATATGGGTGAACGGACCGGTCATAGTCGGGGCCGGCCCATCAGGTTTAGCCGTTGGTGCTTGCCTTAAAGAACAAGGCGTGCCGTTCATTATCCTCGAACGAGCCAACTGCATTGCCTCTCTATGGCAAAACCGCACGTATGATCGCCTCAAGCTTCATCTCCCCAAGCAATTTTGTCAACTACCCAACTTTCCATTCCCGGAGGAGTTCCCGGAATATCCCACAAAATATCAGTTTATCGACTACCTGGAATCCTACGCGGAACACTTCGACATAAGCCCATGTTTCAATGAGACAGTGCAGTCAGCTAAGTATGACGAAACTTTTGGTTTGTGGAGGGTCCAAACCACTAGAGAAAGCAGTTCAAACCCTGGCGATCAAGTTGAGTACATTTGCCGGTGGCTCGTGGTGGCCACCGGTGAGAATGCAGAGAAAGTGGTGCCGGAGTTTGAAGGCTTGGAAGAGTTTGGTGGCGACGTCATGCATGCTTGTGACTACAAATCCGGCGAGAGTTATAGTGGGAAGCGTGTATTAGTTGTTGGTTGTGGGAATTCAGGCATGGAAGTCTCCCTTGATCTTTGCAACTACAATGCAGAACCATCAATGGTTGCTCGAGGCCCG GTTCATATCTTGCCAAGGGAAGTTCTTGGAAAATCAACTTTTGAAGTAGCATTTTTCTTAATGAAATGGCTGCCACTTTGGCTTGTCGATAAGATATTGCTGATTCTTGCGCGGTTGAGTCTCGGAAATGTTGAAAAATATGGTCTGAGAAGGCCGTCGATGGGTCCTTTACAGCTCAAGAACACCACAGGAAAGACTCCTGTGCTGGACATTGGCGCGTTGCAGAAAATTAGATCTGGTGAGATAAAGGTTGTCGGTGGAATCAAAAGGTTCTACCCCGGCAGAGTTGAACTTCCTAATGGAGAGCATTTGAAGATTGATTCTGTTATTCTGGCGACTGGGTATCGCAGCAATGTTCCTTCCTGGCTAAAG GAAAATGAGTTCTTTTCCAAAGATGGGATTCCAAAAAACCCATTTCCAAATGGGTGGAAAGGCAAGGCTGGGCTGTATGCAGTTGGGTTCACAAGGAAAGGCCTGTCTGGTGCATCTTTGGATGCCATTAGTGTAGCACATGACATTGCCAAGAGCtggaaagaagaaacaaagcaGAAAAAGAGATCTATTAATATTAATGGGACTCTCCATAGGAGATGCATTTCACATTTCTGA